One window from the genome of Gloeomargarita sp. SRBZ-1_bins_9 encodes:
- a CDS encoding serine protease, which produces MKVRYWWLGWLALLLGGGLWQWHRSASSSPLDTLTQQAREITVQVRVGASGGSGVLLARRDQIYTVVTNQHVLDSDPQATRYSVRTPDGQWHSVRARPPIPTTTDVALLEFTSAQSYSLACPQPRLPQVGDPVFAAGFPFPTEEHPDPGFVMTTGHVRLILPQPLEGGYRLGYTNPIAKGMSGGPVLDQQGRLVALNGMHQPLWGSLDRYLSGETPAPHLQSQLAELNWGIPITAIWLWVTELTPSCLERPPFTVK; this is translated from the coding sequence TTGAAGGTCCGTTATTGGTGGTTAGGATGGTTGGCCCTGTTGCTGGGCGGGGGACTCTGGCAATGGCACCGTTCAGCCTCCTCCTCCCCGCTGGACACCCTTACCCAGCAGGCCCGGGAGATTACGGTCCAGGTGCGAGTTGGCGCCAGTGGGGGTTCGGGGGTTTTGCTGGCCCGCCGCGACCAGATTTATACCGTGGTGACCAATCAACACGTGCTCGATAGTGACCCCCAGGCCACCCGCTATTCGGTGCGCACCCCCGATGGTCAATGGCATAGCGTCCGCGCCCGGCCCCCTATACCTACCACCACCGATGTGGCCCTGCTGGAGTTCACCAGTGCCCAGTCCTATAGCCTGGCCTGTCCCCAACCCCGTCTGCCTCAGGTCGGCGACCCGGTTTTCGCTGCGGGTTTTCCTTTCCCGACTGAGGAACACCCCGACCCGGGTTTTGTTATGACAACTGGCCACGTGCGCCTCATCCTGCCCCAACCCCTGGAGGGCGGCTATCGCCTCGGCTATACCAACCCCATTGCCAAGGGCATGAGCGGCGGGCCGGTGCTCGATCAACAGGGGCGATTGGTGGCCCTCAATGGCATGCACCAACCCCTGTGGGGCAGCCTTGACCGTTACCTCAGTGGGGAAACACCAGCCCCCCACCTGCAGAGCCAACTGGCCGAGCTGAACTGGGGTATCCCCATAACCGCCATCTGGCTATGGGTAACCGAACTGACCCCGTCTTGCCTAGAAAGACCCCCTTTCACGGTAAAATAA
- a CDS encoding COP23 domain-containing protein, protein MFYLRGGGMLLALVSLGMLVPQSAVQGNPKRITFYCGTSQGAPATLVRSGNRVVPIIRWTSNTFAESGYSNERRCREVSQRFQTYYDDGTLSFITTGRMNGQNVICVARSHGGPCAGLLFTLRPGVNPTRVINQLFNIRTRASGPLNETTARPYVDFQELLQQVEGTELTP, encoded by the coding sequence ATGTTTTATCTACGGGGTGGCGGTATGCTGCTGGCGCTGGTGTCCCTGGGGATGCTTGTTCCTCAATCGGCGGTCCAAGGGAATCCCAAGCGCATTACCTTTTACTGCGGTACTAGTCAGGGAGCACCGGCGACCCTGGTGCGCTCCGGCAATCGAGTGGTTCCCATCATCCGCTGGACCTCGAACACCTTTGCCGAGAGCGGCTATTCCAACGAGCGGCGCTGCCGGGAGGTGTCCCAACGCTTCCAGACCTATTACGACGACGGCACCCTGAGTTTTATCACCACCGGGCGGATGAACGGCCAGAATGTCATTTGTGTCGCCCGCAGCCATGGGGGTCCCTGCGCGGGGTTGTTGTTCACCCTCAGACCAGGGGTCAATCCGACCCGGGTGATCAACCAACTGTTCAATATCCGCACCCGCGCCTCCGGTCCCTTGAACGAAACCACGGCTCGGCCCTACGTGGATTTCCAGGAATTGCTCCAACAGGTCGAAGGAACTGAACTGACCCCCTAA
- the glgB gene encoding 1,4-alpha-glucan branching enzyme: protein MTMLPPLPQDQVELLVRNQHHDPFAVLGPHPVTIDGQTRWHIRAYLPHAEAAWVRCPTLRQEFPMTTRQDPHLFECLLPFAELPNYQLRVIERGHERVFYDPYSFKTPKLTDFDLHLFAEGNHHRIYEKLGSHITEIDGVQGVYFAVWAPNARNVSVIGDFNNWDGRWHQMRKGHTGVWELFIPGLGEGTKYKYEVKNWEGHIYEKSDPYSFRQEVRPKTASIVTNLDTYEWQDQEWMERRRHTDPLTQPIAVYEVHLGSWLHRAFEVPTPNGEEPVAVSEWNPGARYLTYRELAHELIPYVKEMGFTHIELLPVADHPYDGSWGYQVVSYYAATSRYGPPQDFMYFVDQCHQNGIGVIIDWVPGHFPKDGHGLAYFDGTHLYEYGDPRKGEHKEWGTLVFDYGRPEVRNFLVANALFWFDKYHIDGIRVDAVASMLYLDYGRRDGEWVPNQYGGREHLEAVDFLRQVNQVIFSYFPGILSIAEESTAWPMVSWPTYVGGLGFNLKWNMGWMHDTLDYFRMDPWFRQFHQNNITFSIWYAFSENFMLALSHDEVVHGKASLMSKMPGDEWQKFANMRALFAYMFTHPGKKTLFMGMEFGQWQEWNVWTDLEWHLLQYERHQVLKHYLATLIHLYRSEPALYTQDFTLEGFEWIDCSDNRHSVVSYIRYDKDRSNYIVVVCNFTPQPHSHYRIGVPEPGFYREIFNSDAREFGGTNMGNLGGKWTEDWGYHNRPYSLDLCLPPLAVLMFKLDREKTAAVLGDAS, encoded by the coding sequence ATGACTATGTTACCCCCGCTACCCCAAGACCAAGTGGAATTGCTGGTGCGCAACCAACACCACGACCCCTTTGCGGTGCTTGGACCCCATCCGGTGACCATTGACGGCCAGACTCGATGGCACATCCGCGCCTATTTGCCCCATGCGGAGGCGGCCTGGGTGCGCTGCCCGACCCTGCGCCAGGAATTTCCCATGACCACCCGGCAGGACCCTCACCTGTTTGAGTGCCTGCTGCCCTTTGCCGAGTTGCCCAACTACCAGTTGCGGGTCATCGAAAGGGGCCATGAGCGGGTTTTTTACGACCCCTACAGCTTCAAAACCCCGAAGCTCACCGACTTTGACCTGCACCTGTTTGCTGAGGGCAACCACCATCGCATTTACGAGAAACTGGGGAGCCACATCACGGAAATTGACGGCGTTCAGGGGGTGTATTTTGCCGTGTGGGCGCCCAATGCCCGTAATGTCTCGGTCATCGGCGATTTCAATAACTGGGATGGGCGCTGGCACCAGATGCGCAAGGGTCATACCGGCGTTTGGGAGCTGTTTATTCCGGGGCTGGGGGAAGGTACCAAATATAAATACGAGGTCAAAAACTGGGAAGGGCACATTTACGAAAAATCGGACCCCTACAGTTTTCGCCAGGAGGTGCGCCCGAAAACGGCATCTATTGTCACCAACCTGGATACCTACGAGTGGCAGGACCAGGAGTGGATGGAACGGCGCCGCCACACGGACCCTCTGACGCAACCCATCGCGGTTTACGAGGTGCATTTGGGGTCCTGGTTACACCGGGCTTTTGAGGTGCCGACGCCCAACGGGGAAGAACCGGTGGCGGTTTCCGAGTGGAATCCGGGTGCCCGCTATTTGACCTACCGGGAGTTGGCCCACGAGCTGATTCCCTACGTCAAGGAAATGGGGTTTACCCATATCGAATTGCTCCCGGTGGCGGACCACCCCTACGACGGGTCTTGGGGCTACCAGGTGGTGAGTTATTACGCGGCGACTTCCCGCTACGGCCCGCCCCAAGATTTTATGTACTTTGTGGACCAGTGCCACCAAAACGGTATCGGCGTGATCATTGACTGGGTGCCGGGGCATTTCCCCAAGGATGGGCACGGTTTGGCCTATTTTGACGGCACGCATCTGTACGAATACGGCGACCCGCGCAAGGGGGAACACAAGGAATGGGGTACGCTGGTGTTTGATTACGGGCGTCCCGAGGTGCGCAATTTCCTGGTGGCCAACGCCCTGTTTTGGTTCGACAAGTACCACATTGACGGGATTCGGGTGGATGCGGTGGCCTCGATGCTGTATTTGGATTACGGGCGCCGGGATGGGGAGTGGGTACCCAACCAGTACGGTGGGCGGGAGCACTTGGAAGCGGTGGACTTTTTGCGCCAGGTGAATCAGGTAATCTTCAGTTACTTTCCTGGCATTCTATCCATCGCCGAAGAATCCACCGCCTGGCCGATGGTCTCCTGGCCGACTTACGTGGGGGGGTTGGGTTTCAACCTGAAGTGGAACATGGGGTGGATGCACGATACCCTGGACTATTTCCGCATGGACCCCTGGTTCCGCCAGTTCCACCAAAACAACATCACCTTTAGCATCTGGTATGCCTTTAGCGAGAACTTCATGCTGGCTTTATCCCACGACGAGGTGGTGCACGGCAAGGCCAGTTTGATGTCCAAAATGCCGGGGGATGAGTGGCAGAAATTTGCCAACATGCGGGCCTTGTTTGCCTATATGTTCACCCATCCAGGCAAGAAAACCCTGTTTATGGGGATGGAGTTTGGCCAGTGGCAGGAGTGGAATGTCTGGACAGACCTGGAATGGCACTTGCTGCAGTACGAACGCCACCAGGTGCTCAAGCATTATCTGGCAACCCTCATTCATCTTTACCGCAGCGAGCCGGCCCTTTATACCCAGGACTTCACCCTGGAGGGGTTTGAGTGGATTGATTGTTCGGATAACCGCCACAGCGTGGTGTCCTATATCCGCTACGACAAGGACCGGAGCAATTACATCGTGGTGGTGTGCAATTTCACGCCCCAGCCTCATTCCCACTACCGGATTGGTGTGCCGGAGCCGGGCTTTTACCGGGAAATTTTCAACAGCGATGCCCGGGAATTCGGCGGCACCAATATGGGGAATTTGGGGGGCAAATGGACGGAGGACTGGGGTTACCACAACCGACCCTATTCCTTGGATTTGTGCCTGCCCCCCTTGGCGGTGTTGATGTTTAAGTTGGACCGGGAAAAAACGGCGGCCGTGTTGGGCGATGCGTCCTAG
- a CDS encoding lysophospholipid acyltransferase family protein, with amino-acid sequence MAEREPWSALVLYHLFKWSAVAPAFWGYFQGRVEGFEHVPRRGPFVAVCNHASDFDPPLVSCALGRPVAYMAKEELFRVPLLGTLIRWYGAFPVRRGTSDRQAVQAALDALARGWAVGIFLSGTRTPDGRVTEPKLGAALIAAKAQVPLLPVMLWGTHAIRPGGKGWPRPTPVTVRIAPLLPPPPDTRRETLEQVTGDCCQILNDLHARGR; translated from the coding sequence ATGGCGGAACGGGAACCCTGGTCGGCCCTGGTTTTATATCACCTGTTCAAGTGGTCGGCGGTGGCCCCCGCTTTTTGGGGCTATTTCCAGGGGCGGGTGGAGGGATTTGAGCATGTACCGCGCCGGGGACCCTTTGTGGCGGTGTGCAACCACGCTAGCGATTTTGACCCACCCTTGGTGTCCTGTGCCCTGGGGCGACCGGTGGCTTACATGGCCAAGGAGGAACTGTTCCGGGTACCGCTGCTGGGGACCCTGATCCGCTGGTACGGGGCCTTTCCGGTACGACGGGGCACCTCTGACCGCCAAGCCGTTCAGGCTGCTTTGGATGCCCTCGCCCGGGGCTGGGCCGTCGGCATTTTTCTGTCGGGAACCCGCACCCCCGATGGCCGCGTGACGGAACCCAAGCTAGGGGCCGCCCTGATCGCCGCCAAGGCCCAAGTCCCCCTGTTGCCGGTGATGCTTTGGGGCACCCATGCGATTCGCCCTGGTGGGAAAGGCTGGCCTCGCCCTACCCCCGTCACCGTGCGGATTGCCCCCCTGCTGCCCCCACCCCCGGACACGCGGCGGGAAACCCTGGAGCAAGTCACTGGGGACTGTTGTCAGATTTTGAACGACCTGCACGCCCGGGGCCGCTAG
- a CDS encoding tetratricopeptide repeat protein: protein MKRWVVVWGVVWALALAPAGLTQTVNVEALLKRAVERGQRGDFEAAILELNQVLKLAPNNATAFILRGVAYTNLGNAKQALEDFTKAIQLDPRAAAAYAYRGVVRRQMMDLPGALADLNEAIKLDGKAPDLYAFRGALHSDNNDVAQALRDFRQAAQLYQERGDTEGVKDMQAFIQALEQRAPQPTQPAK from the coding sequence ATGAAGCGCTGGGTAGTGGTGTGGGGTGTGGTATGGGCCTTGGCCTTGGCGCCGGCGGGGTTGACCCAAACGGTCAATGTGGAGGCGTTGTTGAAGCGGGCAGTGGAGCGGGGGCAAAGGGGGGATTTCGAGGCGGCCATTTTGGAGCTGAACCAGGTGTTGAAACTGGCCCCTAATAACGCGACGGCCTTTATCCTGCGGGGGGTGGCCTATACCAATCTGGGGAATGCCAAGCAGGCGCTAGAGGATTTTACTAAGGCCATCCAACTGGACCCTAGGGCAGCAGCGGCCTATGCCTACCGGGGGGTGGTGCGGCGGCAGATGATGGACTTGCCGGGGGCGTTGGCGGATTTGAACGAGGCCATCAAGTTGGACGGCAAGGCGCCGGATTTGTATGCCTTCCGGGGGGCGCTGCATTCGGACAACAACGACGTGGCCCAGGCGCTGCGGGATTTTCGCCAGGCGGCCCAACTCTACCAGGAACGGGGTGACACAGAAGGGGTCAAGGACATGCAGGCGTTTATCCAAGCTTTGGAACAACGGGCGCCTCAGCCTACCCAACCGGCTAAGTGA
- the argS gene encoding arginine--tRNA ligase, whose amino-acid sequence MLTPLATLEQQLTAAIRQLLHQPDWSPTEPLVVPASRPEFGDFQSNIALTLAKPLQQKPRDLATAIVAQLPTETPYERPEIAGPGFINFRLKPSTVTAWLQQQMQDPRCGVPLAAQPETVIVDFSSPNIAKEMHVGHLRSTIIGDCLARLFEFLGHRVLRLNHVGDWGTQFGMLIAYLQEVHPEFFTQKKAVDLGDLVTFYRQAKQRFDSDEAFQNRARQVVVQLQAGDPELMAAWKFLCELSRREFQQIYDLLEVELQERGESFYNPFLAEVVEELKAKGLAVLDQGAWCVFLEGFTNADGSPLPLIIQKSDGGYNYATTDLAALRYRVQQDGAQRILYVTDIGQSQHFAQVFATAQKAGWIPPGVQCLHVPFGLVLGEDGKKFRTRSGETVRLKDLLEEAIRRAQQDIEARWAAEQRQESPEYIQNLARVIGISAVKYADLSQNRLSNYVFSYDKMLALQGNTAPYLLYAYVRVQGIARKGGVDFTHFVPEWALTEAVEWTLAKHLLAFPDVIAQLAVDLFPHRLCQYLFELSQKFNQFYDQCPVLAAPEPERSSRLGLAYLTAKILRLGLSLLGIRVVERM is encoded by the coding sequence ATGCTTACCCCCCTTGCCACCCTAGAGCAACAACTAACAGCAGCTATTCGCCAACTCCTGCACCAGCCCGATTGGTCGCCGACAGAACCCTTGGTGGTCCCCGCCAGTCGTCCCGAATTCGGCGATTTCCAGTCCAACATTGCCCTGACCCTGGCTAAACCCTTGCAGCAGAAACCCCGGGACCTGGCAACGGCGATTGTGGCCCAATTGCCCACCGAGACGCCCTATGAACGACCGGAAATCGCGGGGCCGGGGTTTATCAACTTCCGCCTGAAACCCAGCACCGTCACGGCCTGGCTGCAGCAGCAGATGCAAGACCCCCGCTGCGGTGTTCCCCTAGCGGCCCAGCCGGAGACGGTGATTGTGGATTTCTCCAGCCCCAACATTGCCAAGGAAATGCACGTGGGCCATTTGCGCTCTACCATCATTGGGGATTGCCTGGCCCGCTTGTTTGAGTTTTTGGGGCACCGGGTGCTGCGGCTCAATCACGTGGGGGATTGGGGCACCCAATTTGGCATGTTGATTGCTTATCTCCAGGAGGTTCACCCAGAATTTTTTACGCAAAAAAAAGCGGTGGATTTGGGGGATTTGGTGACCTTTTATCGCCAGGCTAAACAGCGTTTTGATAGCGATGAGGCCTTCCAGAACCGGGCCCGACAGGTGGTGGTGCAGTTGCAGGCAGGGGACCCGGAGCTGATGGCCGCCTGGAAATTTCTGTGTGAACTGTCGCGCCGGGAGTTCCAGCAAATCTATGACCTACTGGAGGTGGAACTGCAGGAGCGGGGCGAGTCTTTCTATAACCCCTTTCTGGCGGAGGTGGTGGAGGAATTAAAGGCTAAGGGCTTGGCGGTTCTGGACCAGGGGGCCTGGTGTGTGTTTTTGGAGGGATTTACCAATGCCGACGGCAGCCCCCTACCCCTGATTATCCAAAAATCCGATGGGGGTTATAACTACGCCACGACAGACCTGGCGGCTTTGCGCTACCGGGTGCAACAGGACGGGGCACAGCGCATTCTCTACGTAACCGACATCGGCCAGAGCCAGCACTTTGCCCAAGTCTTTGCCACGGCCCAAAAAGCGGGCTGGATTCCGCCGGGGGTGCAATGCCTCCATGTGCCCTTTGGGTTGGTGCTGGGGGAAGACGGCAAAAAATTCCGCACCCGGTCGGGGGAAACGGTCCGGCTGAAGGATTTGCTAGAAGAGGCCATCCGGCGGGCGCAACAGGATATCGAAGCGCGTTGGGCCGCCGAACAACGCCAGGAATCGCCGGAATACATCCAAAATTTGGCGCGGGTCATCGGCATCAGCGCCGTCAAATACGCCGATTTGAGCCAAAATCGCCTGAGCAATTATGTGTTTAGTTACGACAAGATGTTGGCCCTACAGGGCAATACGGCACCCTACCTGCTCTATGCCTACGTGCGGGTGCAGGGGATTGCCCGCAAGGGAGGTGTTGATTTCACCCACTTTGTGCCGGAATGGGCGCTCACGGAGGCGGTCGAATGGACCTTGGCCAAACATTTGCTCGCCTTTCCCGATGTGATTGCCCAATTGGCGGTGGATTTGTTCCCCCATCGCCTGTGCCAGTACCTGTTTGAACTGAGTCAAAAGTTCAACCAGTTTTACGACCAATGCCCGGTGTTGGCGGCCCCGGAACCGGAGCGTTCGTCCCGTTTGGGCCTGGCCTATCTCACTGCTAAAATTTTGAGGTTAGGGTTGTCGCTCCTGGGGATTCGCGTGGTCGAGCGCATGTAG
- a CDS encoding NDP-sugar synthase: protein MAYKGMILAAGKGTRVRPITYTIPKPMIPILERPVMEFLVDLLRRHGITQIMVNVSHLAHQIENYFRDGQRFGVQIAYSFEGRIVEGELIGEALGSAGGMKRIQEFNPFFDDTFVVLCGDALIDLDLTAAIRWHRQKGALATLITKPVPWEEVSNYGVVVTDTDQRICLFQEKPAPDQARSNQINTGIYIFEPEIFDHIPSNQVYDLGSQLFPHLVEINAPFYALPMEFEWIDIGRVPDYWRTVQMVLQGQVPHVPIPGQEIRPGIYTGLNVAVDWSKVHIQGPVYIGGMTRIEPGVTIIGPAMIGPNCRICRNACVERSIIFEYSRLGEGVHLKDKLVFGRYCVDKSGATIDLQKAALDWLITDARCEEPAPLVPSRLDV from the coding sequence ATGGCCTACAAAGGCATGATTCTGGCCGCCGGCAAGGGCACCCGCGTCCGGCCGATTACTTATACCATTCCCAAGCCCATGATTCCCATTCTGGAGCGGCCAGTGATGGAGTTTTTGGTGGACCTGTTGCGGCGACACGGCATTACCCAGATCATGGTGAATGTCAGTCACCTGGCCCACCAGATCGAAAACTATTTCCGGGATGGGCAGCGGTTTGGGGTGCAGATTGCCTACTCCTTTGAGGGGCGCATCGTGGAAGGAGAACTCATTGGGGAGGCCCTGGGGTCGGCAGGGGGCATGAAACGTATCCAGGAATTCAACCCCTTTTTTGATGACACCTTTGTCGTGCTGTGCGGGGATGCCCTGATTGATCTGGATTTGACGGCGGCCATTCGCTGGCACCGGCAAAAGGGAGCCTTGGCCACCCTCATCACTAAACCCGTCCCTTGGGAAGAGGTATCCAACTATGGGGTGGTGGTCACCGACACCGACCAGCGCATTTGTCTTTTTCAGGAAAAACCGGCCCCCGACCAGGCGCGCAGCAACCAGATCAACACGGGGATTTACATTTTTGAGCCGGAAATATTCGACCACATCCCCAGTAACCAGGTGTACGATTTGGGTAGCCAATTGTTCCCCCACCTGGTGGAAATTAACGCCCCCTTTTACGCCCTGCCCATGGAGTTCGAATGGATTGATATTGGCCGGGTTCCCGACTACTGGCGCACGGTGCAAATGGTGCTGCAAGGGCAGGTCCCCCACGTGCCGATTCCCGGCCAGGAAATTCGTCCCGGGATTTATACGGGGTTAAATGTGGCGGTGGACTGGTCGAAGGTGCATATCCAGGGACCGGTGTACATCGGGGGTATGACCCGCATTGAACCGGGGGTAACCATTATCGGCCCGGCGATGATTGGCCCCAACTGCCGCATCTGTCGCAACGCCTGCGTGGAACGGAGTATTATTTTTGAGTACTCGCGCTTGGGGGAGGGGGTACACCTGAAGGACAAGTTGGTGTTTGGGCGCTACTGTGTGGATAAAAGCGGGGCGACGATTGACCTGCAAAAGGCGGCGCTGGATTGGTTGATTACCGACGCCCGCTGTGAAGAACCCGCCCCCTTGGTCCCCAGCCGACTGGATGTCTGA